Proteins encoded within one genomic window of Glandiceps talaboti chromosome 3, keGlaTala1.1, whole genome shotgun sequence:
- the LOC144433380 gene encoding E3 ubiquitin-protein ligase TRIM71-like: MESAKQKKCQGCQEGVVTMKCNCDFSLCDACARTPKKCQGCQEGVVTMKCNCDFSLCDACAHKQKKCQGCQEGVVKVRCIDCVVFLCDACTQTHKILPMTRTHFILTIEEYERAMVENPTSVLSPIYCSSHPDKQVQFYCDPCEQIICLECTVLDHPRPEHRCIYLTDAATNFTEELADIVGKVKEKGKLANNSKTVVQQRTESLNRHYKTELMKISIHIQKIKDEFNNRIDENERMVLKEMTGEYNRRITNLTTQLSGLDGTVNAMTNTIVFAEHLMHYGSAAQMMSARKGMVAQTRQLMRMKTETGPMEDDFMKFHSNDDFYQSKTIGTVQLIPEVFELNDVPKFRRIGEKIHATLTDKHHVKKKQTGSRYKPEIKAEMKTPYRETQDITVRDNKDGTFSLKSLMMIEGDHQVSVSVCKKPVQGSPANVKVIPQKGVVCKFGGYGSGNGQLSRPRGVTMTKSGSMIVGEEWNHRLQLFSLHGKHQRFIQFSDFSSPFTPRYSAVSEDGTIFTTDTGNHQIVVCDENGKLIRCFGTSELFKYPSGIAISLYNGKVYVVDETSHCIRIYSQNGVYIKSFGSKGNKAGQFVDPRGITIESSQGNVYVSYFGSHSIKVYSANGDYLYSFGSKGSGDGQLNGPTGLTTDKHNNVYVCDYWNRRLQKFNSLGKFISVVDCGKDPLSGPVSVCITDEDTVSRIIIVELGINSMRVIMQ; this comes from the coding sequence ATGGAATCAGCAAAACAGAAGAAATGCCAAGGGTGTCAAGAAGGAGTGGTCACGATGAAATGTAACTGTGACTTCTCCCTTTGTGATGCATGTGCTCGTACACCAAAGAAATGCCAAGGGTGTCAAGAAGGAGTGGTCACGATGAAATGTAACTGTGACTTCTCCCTTTGTGATGCATGTGCTCATAAACAGAAGAAATGCCAAGGGTGTCAAGAAGGAGTAGTCAAGGTGAGGTGTATCGACTGTGTTGTCTTTCTTTGTGatgcatgcacacagacacacaagaTTCTACCGATGACACGTACACACTTTATCTTGACCATTGAAGAGTATGAGAGAGCAATGGTTGAGAACCCCACCTCAGTACTATCCCCAATCTACTGTAGCAGTCACCCTGACAAACAGGTCCAATTCTACTGTGATCCATGTGAACAGATCATATGTTTAGAATGCACTGTACTGGATCACCCAAGACCAGAACACCGCTGTATTTACTTGACGGATGCAGCAACCAACTTTACTGAAGAACTAGCAGACATTGTTGGTAAGGTGAAGGAGAAAGGAAAACTAGCTAACAACAGCAAAACTGTAGTGCAGCAGAGAACAGAGTCGCTGAATAGACATTACAAAACTGAACTGATGAAAATAAGTATACACATCCAGAAGATTAAAGATGAGTTCAACAACAGAATAGATGAGAATGAAAGGATGGTGCTGAAAGAGATGACAGGTGAATACAACAGACGTATAACAAACCTGACGACACAACTTAGCGGCTTGGATGGGACAGTGAATGCTATGACCAATACCATAGTGTTTGCTGAACACctgatgcattatgggagtGCAGCACAGATGATGTCGGCAAGGAAAGGTATGGTAGCCCAGACTCGGCAGTTGATGAGAATGAAGACAGAGACAGGACCAATGGAGGATGACTTCATGAAATTCCATAGTAACGATGACTTCTATCAATCTAAGACAATTGGAACTGTACAACTCATCCCTGAAGTGTTTGAGCTGAATGATGTCCCAAAGTTTAGAAGAATTGGTGAAAAGATACATGCAACATTGACGGACAAACATCATGTAAAGAAAAAACAGACAGGGTCAAGATATAAACCTGAAATCAAAGCTGAGATGAAGACACCTTACAGGGAGACGCAAGATATAACAGTAAGAGACAATAAAGATGGAACATTCTCATTAAAGAGTCTGATGATGATAGAAGGAGATCATCAAGTGTCAGTGTCAGTTTGTAAGAAACCAGTACAGGGGTCACCTGCCAATGTCAAGGTCATTCCACAGAAAGGGGTGGTATGCAAATTTGGAGGGTATGGTTCAGGGAATGGGCAGCTCAGTAGGCCCAGGGGTGTAACCATGACAAAAAGTGGGAGTATGATAGTGGGTGAGGAGTGGAACCATAGGTTACAATTATTCAGTTTACATGGGAAGCATCAACGATTCATTCAGTTCTCTGATTTTAGCAGTCCATTCACACCTAGATATTCTGCTGTATCAGAGGATGGTACCATTTTCACCACAGACACAGGTAATCACCAGATTGTTGTCTGTGACGAGAATGGTAAATTAATCAGATGCTTTGGGACATCTGAGTTGTTTAAGTATCCCTCTGGTATAGCTATTAGTCTATACAATGGTAAAGTGTATGTGGTTGATGAAACATCACATTGTATACGGATATACAGTCAGAATGGTGTATACATCAAGTCATTTGGCAGTAAGGGAAATAAAGCTGGTCAGTTTGTTGACCCTAGAGGTATCACCATTGAAAGTAGTCAGGgtaatgtgtatgtgtcataTTTTGGTAGTCATTCTATCAAGGTATACAGTGCTAATGGTGATTATCTGTATTCCTTTGGTTCCAAGGGAAGTGGTGATGGTCAGCTCAATGGCCCAACAGGTCTAActacagacaaacacaataatgtgtatgtctgtgattACTGGAATCGCCGACTACAGAAATTCAACTCACTGGGTAAATTCATCAGTGTGGTTGACTGTGGAAAAGACCCACTGAGTGGTCCTGTCAGTGTTTGTATCACTGATGAGGATACAGTAAGTAGAATAATCATTGTGGAGCTCGGAATTAACTCCATGAGGGttattatgcagtag
- the LOC144453983 gene encoding polyphosphoinositide phosphatase-like, producing the protein MMLNPVIGSFQRIVLYETKARYYIVGSNNTETRFRVLKIDRTEPKDLIIHDDRMEYSQNEIQDLLIMINEGNKPKLVQRGPSGLTRTVSAFGIVGFVRFLEGYYIILITKRRRNAVIGGHNIYKVEDTSMIYIPNDTVRQAHSDESRYVKVFQSVDLSSNFYFSYSYDLTHSLQYNFCKPQNIDSVQQPGSAKLGIYSHPNYKYVWNSHLLKGFENVVQSDWITYIIHGFMGQSNICIYGKSVYLTLIARRSTQFAGTRFLKRGANSEGQVANEVETEQIVHDASVMSPTRGRYSAYTQLRGSVPGMWSQDISNMVPKPPITLDISDPYAVIAGNHFSEVMDRYGAPIIIINLVKKREKRRHESILSEELESAVKTLNQFLPPHFAISYIAWDMARFTKNKNVNVMARLADIALSVIKRTGFFHSGPGMRCTLLRGDKCASVLSIRNEPDIPICKQGGVARTNCVDCLDRTNTAQFAIGKCVFGYQLYALGVIDKPDVDFDSDAVRILEDLYEDHGDTLALQYGGSQLVHSISTYRKISPWTAHSRDIMQTLSRYYSNAFSDSEKQSCLNLFLGVFEPRENKPPLWDLPTDYYLHHSDTTSLVPRKRPCYTEWYDLHTLQALPYPYDESAKSINGDGVIVGCLGDERVDPYIDYYRPYQLTYFADLYHFSMPHSIKDFMPKFAVNYSPFTVRVQPGRRKESGKGFQKIAAERKNTAGSPSPTSESSSSSDDSSTDDEDRSVLMTSPMSPIQGGDNIISLKDIFPTMKQTYGIEIGKPARHDLQTYQRFVAYQLNATHENLEVSLGPELPRIKKSMKRTTKLLRTSAFSLDSSYHVTPPTVSRKSKAIYEAFVHKGHTVPTSCDQKDYNRYKDYVAMYAK; encoded by the exons ATGATGTTAAATCCGGTGATAGGATCGTTTCAGAGGATTGTTCTCTACGAAACTAAGGCG CGATATTATATTGTTGGAtctaataacacagagactagaTTTCGAGTTctaaaaattgacagaactGAACCAAAAGATTTGATTATACACGATGACCGG ATGGAATACAGTCAGAATGAAATACAAGATTTATTGATAATGATAAATGAAGGCAACAAACCTAAACTAGTTCAAAGAGGGCCAAGTGGACTTACTCGCACTGTGTCAGCATTTGGAATTGTGG GATTTGTACGATTCCTTGAAGGTTACTATATTATTCTTATCACTAAAAGAAGAAG GAATGCTGTGATTGGAGGACATAACATTTACAAAGTAGAAGATACTagtatgatatatataccaaatgaTACAGTCAGACAAGCACACAGTGACGAATCAAG ATATGTGAAAGTATTTCAGAGTGTAGACTTATCCAGTAATTTCTACTTCAG tTACAGTTATGACCTAACTCATAGTCTCCAGTACAATTTTTGTAAACCACAGAATATAGATAGTGTCCAACAACCTG GAAGTGCTAAATTGGGTATTTATAGTCATCCTAACTACAAGTATGTATGGAATTCACACCTGTTGAAAGGCTTTGAGAATGTGGTACAATCTGATTGGATAACCTATATTATTCATGGTTTTATGGGCCAATCAA ATATTTGTATATATGGGAAATCAGTGTATTTGACTCTGATTGCCAGGAGGTCTACTCAATTTGCTGGAACCAGATTTCTGAAAAGAGGAGCTAATTCAGAG GGCCAGGTTGCCAATGAAGTGGAAACTGAACAAATAGTACATGATGCATCTGTAATGTCtcccactagagggcgctattcagcATACACTCAACTCAGAGGATCAGTTCCAGGAATGTGGTCACAGGACATCTCAAACATGGTACCTAAGCCACCAATCACAT tggATATAAGTGATCCATATGCAGTAATAGCTGGTAATCATTTCAGTGAAGTCATGGACAGATATGGTGCGCCAATCATTATTATCAATCTAGTGAAg AAACGTGAAAAGAGACGTCATGAGAGTATACTAAGTGAAGAATTAGAATCAGCAGTAAAGACACTGAATCAGTTCCTACCACCACACTTTGCTATTTCATATATTGCATGGGATATGGCAAGATTTACTAAAAA taaaaatgtgaatgtaatggCACGTCTTGCTGACATCGCCCTCAGTGTTATCAAGAGAACAGGATTCTTCCATTCTGGTCCAGGGATGAGATGTACATTATTGAGGGGAGACAA GTGTGCATCAGTTTTGTCTATCAGAAATGAACCAGACATACCGATATGTAAACAG GGTGGTGTAGCTAGGACTAATTGTGTGGACTGTCTGGACAGAACAAACACTGCACAGTTTGCAATCGGGAAATGTGTCTTTGGATATCAG TTGTATGCACTTGGGGTGATTGACAAACCGGATGTTGATTTTGACTCAGATGCAGTCAG GATACTAGAAGATTTATATGAAGATCATGGAGATACATTGGCATTACAATATGGAGGATCTCAGCTTGTACATAGTATTAGTACATACAGAAAGATATCGCCATGGACGGCTCATTCCAGAGATATTATGCAGACATTGTCAAGATATTATAGCAATGCATTCTCAG ACTCTGAGAAGCAAAGTTGTCTTAATCTATTCCTGGGTGTGTTTGAACCTAGAGAAAACAAGCCACCATTGTGGGATTTGCCAACGGATTATTACCTACATCACTCAGACACTACGTCACTTGTACCTCGGAAAAGACCATG CTACACAGAATGGTATGATCTACATACATTACAAGCACTGCCATATCCTTATGATGAATCAGCAAAGTCCATAAATGGTGATGGTGTAATAGTTGGTTGCCTAGGTGATGAGAGAGTTGATCCATACATTGATTACTATCGACCCTATCAACTCACTTATTTTGCTGATTTGTATCATTTCAGCATGCCACATTCCATCAA aGATTTCATGCCAAAGTTTGCTGTGAATTATAGTCCATTTACTGTCAGAGTACAACCTGGTCGTAGAAAAGAGTCAGG GAAAGGTTTTCAGAAGATAGCAGCAGAGCGTAAGAATACCGCAGGGTCTCCTAGTCCTACATCAgaaagtagtagtagtagtgacgATAGCAGTACAGATGATGAAGACAGATCTGTACTTATGACATCACCAATGTCACCAATACAGGGAGGTGATAACATTATATCACTTAAG GATATCTTTCCAACCATGAAACAGACGTATGGTATTGAGATTGGAAAACCAGCAAGACATGACTTACAAACCTATCAGAG GTTTGTTGCCTATCAACTGAATGCTACTCATGAAAATTTAGAAGTGTCTTTGGGTCCAGAATTGCCAAGAATCAAGAAAAGCATGAAAAGAACCACAAAACT ATTAAGAACCAGTGCATTTTCATTGGATAGTTCATATCATGTGACTCCACCAACTGTGAGCAGGAAGTCCAAGGCAATCTA